A region of the Melanotaenia boesemani isolate fMelBoe1 chromosome 6, fMelBoe1.pri, whole genome shotgun sequence genome:
GTAATCCTGACCCCACTATGAAGAACTGAGTAATACTCACCACTGTTTCCTCATAGGGATCAAGTCTTGGTGACATAGAGGCATCCAAATTGTCCCCAATTCTTTGTTGAAGGTCTCTGTTCCTAGATGACCTCTATAACTTGACCCCATCTTTGCTTTTGGGATGATTTCATACCTGGGATGTGTTGATTTGACTCACATAAAACTATCTGATGGCTGCTGCTGGACTACCTTGTGAAAAGCAGATAAGATGGACGCCATCAGGGTACATCTGCATCAGGTTGTTGATGATCTTCCCAAAGTCTTTGACCTGCTTCCACATTGGTGTCAGACTGGCTTCTTTGTTGAAATTATCTACTGCCACCACCTGAGTCCCAGGATGTACCTTAATTCAAATGAAACCAGGGGgatgtgatgaaaaaaatatttttttaaacaaactacaTGTATCTGCTTTAATAGATCAATACATTATTATAAAAGTCCATCtataaacattcattcattaaatgaCCTTTTAAATGCTAAAGATTTGTCACAGTGTTGATTGATAAAACAAGAATCGGCGTCCTCACAGAACCAGAAACCGTTTAAAattcttatttaaaaagttcttcAGATagagttttaatgtttgtattCCCCTGTGTAAGAATTAGTCTTACTTTGCTAATGAATTCAGACAGATTTATCAAACTAGTGGATCCATAAAAAATGCCGTGCACGATGAGGATGGGTTTGTATGCGTCCATGCTGCCTGCAGCAACGTGGAGCCCTGCAGAGCCTTCATCTCACAGGCTGATCTGAACCGGAGGGAGAACCAAGGAGACCAGGTGTGTTTCACCACTGATGGCTGAGACAAActgtctgctgtgtgtgttctgcttgctTCCTCATCTCACTGTGAtagtggacttttttttcttttcttatctaaTCTTTGCAGGGACACATTCTCACGATCACATTCATCACTATTTGTTTCTGATATTTTGCCCCACATTCACTAACTGGCTGATTCAGTCACTGTGTTGTCCTGTGGGTTTAATCACCAAAAACTAGgacgttttttttctttgttttgctgattttgtttacttttgttgcctgtctttttttttttttttttttttttggtgctcCCAAtgtttgtcagctttgttttcctggcAGATGTAGTAGgttatattgtgttttctttgtttactggtgtacagctggttgtctgggttttctgttttgtttgaacAGTTGATGCGGTCCAGccttaatatgtaaattcagctTTAGACAAATTTAAAGAGTTGAAATCCAAAAAATATGTGTCTTCAACAgattgttgtcaagttctgcacaagacTCTTAATGACCtgttgatttgagtcaggtgtactgcagcagggaaacatctaaaacctgcaggactgtggcccaagaggtccagtGATCTCTGTTCTAGAGGAACAATGTTTATACATCACATACTTTTCCAAATTTCACACAGACATCTGTTCATCGGGGAACGACCTGAACAGATAAAGGTGTGGGCTTCTTACCTTGGATGAAAACAAAGGTCCTTTTTCAGTCCTTTTTAGGGCTGAAGAAAGAGGGAGCTAGCATGCAAATTGTGAGGTAAAGTTAAACTACATGGTTATGTTAGCTAAcagagctgcaacattcagatgtgACACATCTTACTGAAAGTTCCTTTCTAGATATGCTAGCGTACTGGCGATGTCTTGAGTTTCCTCCAGGCTTGATCTCTCAGGCTTCTTTTCCATTTAgtcattattttctttacaggCAGCGACAGATCAGgttatttccagttttttttttttttttttttaaccctttcataTCATTCTCCATCATGGGCATGTATTTAAGAATGTTTTCTACTATATGCATGAGTGGGGCTGGTATATTTGCAAATTAGACATCAGTCATACACTGctgctcattaaaaaaatacatgaacaTATCATTTAATATACGTTAGCTATATTGCCAAATTTGCCATTGTGATAATCATGAAAAGTAAATTATATAGACATATTTTGTCACAGTTGATGCAGTATATTATACAAatattgtaaattattttattaatattttatacgaTAGACAAATGTATGtggtatatatgtatgtataatatatatatatatataaatatacatgcatacatacatacatatatatatatatatatatatatatatatatatatatatatatacatatacatacatacatacacacatatatatatatatatatatatatatatatatatatatatatatgtatatatatatatatatatatatatatatatatatatatatatatatatgtatatatggtatatatatatatatatatatatatatatatggtaacTGACCCACATGGCCCCACTGTCCCATATTCACACTAGTTTAGCTCTGCTTGCTTCTGTGTTGAAGCTAGCTGCCTTTCATTGGATGCACATGTGACATACGACAATCAGCCGAATCTATCTTTTGAATTTTTATGTATAACTTTTAACTGCTGGGTTTGGTGAATTAACATACAGGAAACATTAATCTATCTTAGAGTCTACTTTCTACACTTCAtagttaaaaaaagagattaaactTCTCTGATTTTGTTTAATCTAAGATTCTCGGGTTAGAACAGAACTGAGGTCCATTCCTTCTTTGGATGGCAAATTCTATGACAGCCAGGCTTTAACCAGCAGGCATGACACATGAGAGGTAAATAATgactggagggaatatttacagaattttttaattttgttttgtttgaatcTATCACAGGACTAGAAATCCATCCACAAACAAATACTTTAATCACATCATTAGTTCCCAAAGTACAAAACGTGAATATCATTGTATTGAGTTCTCATACAGTGTGACGACTATCTGGTCCTCTTTAGTCGCTCTGGGTGCGGGGGATCCTGGTGATAACGCGCTTCATTAAACCAGTGTCCAGACTGAAAGGTAAGTTCCGGTGTGTTCCCatttattgaatgaatgaaaaccggCGACAGGATGGATAGAGGTTATGAAAGGGATGGAGGTATAGCAAAAGGCGGTGGAAAAACTGTAAGAAGCGTCTAGACATTAAGGCGTTTAGAAGCGGTTAAAACCGTGCGACCTGCCGTTATCCATGCACCTCGTGCACTGTCACCTCCATGCCTATATGCACTTCCCCTCCACACCACCACCAATAGTGGAGGGGAATGTAGGTCACCTGTGCCATTCCAAACgtaaacaaacaccaccaccacctcaatAAACCTGGAccaaacaaagagaaataatgGCTCCTACATACAGTATTGTTATCATACTGTATTGTACAATTCTTCAATGAACTCATTCTATAATTTTGAATGATGCTGGGAAATTTGTTTGGAGCACATATTTGTCCAGTGAGTCCTGGCTCTCACAGGTCCTGTCCTGTAACTGGTTTTAGCGTCAGTCACAGCTCTGAAGAACTTTTTCTGGCTGTACAACATTATTATTCAccagaaacaaacatttgacTTGATGAGCACTACCATTAATTCATCCTggtaaaaatgtgaattttacaATTTCAATTCATGGCAGTTCAACCACTGATATCAGCACAAACTTAACATTTCTCTGCTCActaaaagggaaagaaaacatAGATATTCCTATATGAAACATGTAACTAACATTTATTGacagaaatacaataaaataaattaaactgcttTGAGAGAGTTGGTTGCCATTTTCAAaatcaccactagatgtcataAAATTCTTCACACTGTAAATGGTGTCCAACCGTGTATTTTACCAGAACTTATTGGCAGTTAAAAGCATCTTGTCTCAACACATTTCATCGGAATGAGCTGTCTTCATGTGAGCCACTCCTCCATGCAGCTCTTGAACACTGTGAAGTTGGAGTGCCACTCAGTGTGTTTCACTCCAGAGCGAATACACACCGAGATGTCGCCTCGAACGTCCAGCGTCTTCAACCCAAACGCGTCGTCCTGGTAGAACTTTTAAAGGAATAGAAAGAGAGGAAGACActttagattaaaaatgaaaactgtggAGAACAGAAGGTAAAACTGGACATGGGTGctgaaagagaaattaaaaaagtaacttCTCTGTTCACATCAAACAGGTTAGGATAATCGACAGAAACAGCTGTCAGTGTACACAAACAACCTCAAACTTCAGCTTCCAACATGAAGACAAAGATAAACCAGAATGTCTTTTACATAGAATAGAGGGTTGTTTTGAACTTAGTTTATTCTAGTTTAGAATTAAATGTGAGCTCagtgtaaaaacataataaatttctTTTACCTTCTGGTTTCTCATTTCTACAACATCTTCGGTGCTGTTATAGAATCCAAAATGGCTGCACAGAAAAGAGAAGACAAAGCATTGAGTTTAATAAAGAGGTACACACTGGGAAAGCTCTGTTAGAGATTGTTCTCCGGGCTTTGTGAAGGCCTtttgaagtttttctttggacagtCCCTGTACCTGACTGTTTTCAGAGAAAtgaatctttttctttgttaaaccaCTTTAAGTCTGACCTATGAATCCTTCAAGAACAAAAAAGGTTCCTAACTCGAAGGATGAACCAGTGGATCTTTAGGTTCTTTTTAACTAGGAGCTTGCCAGAAAGAAACCTCATTTGTTTCCAGTTCTTTAGTTGCATACAGAAGatggattttagcagcaacctggtgattcccaaagagctgaaAACTGGGCTtgtctcagcatggaggcagaagcTGGACAAAGCGGACGACAACAGACTAAAAGATTATTTACAGCAGATTAAAAGGATTTGAAGGTGatgtcctaaaaaaaaaaaataggaacaaatccagcaaagacctgaaccaagacctgagagatgcatctgcaccttcagctgatccatatattgctggctgaagcctcatcagaaatgacagaaagaagccattcttagggaagaaaaacagggagaaaaggccgaggtaggtcacatgacacaagaactggactgaagatcagtggcaacaggtctgatggagggatggatcctccccagaacccagacctcaactggtctgatggagggatggatcctccccagaacccggacctaaactggtctgatggtgaacatcatgatttttggaaactgctcccaaaaggcaatgagaaactttttatttatttatttattaataaatgcagttttaatttatgcaagacagcagaGGTAAGACATGTTGTCTGACTTtaacaaacgtgaagcataaatcaggtcttcttctgcctctggttcggtgaatcttggtggtagcgagatgaaacttccagctgtggaatctgtgagatgtgagctttcagtagaggagtcgtttgttcgtgttcatggggaaacatcatctgtgtttacatgtgtgtttggACTTTATGTAGCTGGTCTTTTAACtgttgttgtcttaactgtgtttgttggtgatagaaatggttttactgagctggtagctgagattctggactttctgtggataccacacatgtttacagttacatctacagacctgatgctacacccggaacgagatgttaaccccttaactcccggtagcggaggctgcaggtgcaactgaacagtcaagctaagaatgaaaggttagagaatttataggccagaaatctggataatgaagcactaaaggtgcatggatggaagttattgtgcatattgtgaatatttctctctcctcaccatctagaagctgtgagattctcatcctgctttctgtctgttcacctgatgctgatgttcatcacatattgttccttctgtgtttagaaggaagcagcttcacagctttaaattcatcctgctgactttttaccttttagttagtaaatcctgaacatttcctccttttcttgtcataaatatttgattttataaatatatatgaagaaatattttaactgtttctgtttaaagagaaaacttctgctaaacctgtttatgtgtttagtgcaggggtctgcagcctttccaatccaaggagccatttttccctcagccagctaaataaaactcctttagagacgcaaatgttaccagacttttcaaaaaggaaacttaatatatatttttaatgaagagccaccataggatgtttgttaattttgaagaaccacatttttaattccatttttaggttttaaaataaagagaaacataaacctttataaaaagaggataaacaggcTTTCTTCTAAGGAATgtggatatttgtggaaaattatgtaaaagaaaaaaaaagtccctggtttccaacctaacgacaagaaagatttaaaaaaatattttagccacgtatttagaggcattgtggaaggtccagagtcgcaggccggagacccctgatgtcgcgtttgtaaaccaaaacttactgcattttcttttaaagccgTAGGCCTTcgtttaaaggaaagagacattttgcgtctaaaaatgcgattaatcacgattaaaaatattaatcgTTGCTCAGCACTAATTACAATCTAATGTCCTGAAAGAAATATCAGACAACCAAACCTGGACTGCCATGGAGTGATGACGCCATCGTTTGGTCCTCCAATCAGCACCAGCTTCTTGATGCGCAGGAAGTTATTCCTCCATGCTGGGAAAATAAGGTggagattattttattatttgaataaTATGTATGCCCATATAAAACACAAAGGTGGCATCCGTGCATTCAATTTTACTACCTTTCATGTTGCTGTGAGGTGTCTCACCATTAAGCAATGGGAGGAAGTTGTTGCTCCTCAGATAATTTAATCTATGGTGAGGGTCTGCAGAAAAAGATAAAGCTGTGGGGTCTCTTCATGCTGGATGCAATGAACAGATTTCCTCTTCTGTTCTTACCGTTCCAGTAGTCACATATAGACACTTTTTGTCCTAATCTGTTGTAGCAAATAAGATGCACTGTCTTCTTTACACGGTGAGGAAATACATGTTTCAGGTAGCTCGTTTCTGTGGAGTGAGaccatatttttctgtttcagtttaaCTATTCTCCAATATGTAAGagaaatgttatttaatatGACGCTTCCAGACCTCCGTACTGTCCAGCCAGGGGGGAAGACAGCGCAATAAAAGTGTGCACGTTGTGATGTGGGATGGTGGAGAGGACTGCTCGACAAATTAACCCACCTGTATTAAAAGGgagaaaataaatttgttcaTCATCAGATAATCAGACATTGATCCtcgaaaatgaacattttacatttaacccTCAAGGTACCGTTGAGGACTAAACATTTACTTTCTGcttagtttgtgtttctgattCTCAATATCTGCTTCAGTTTAAAGGCTAATTAAAACTTTAccaaatttttcttttcagaatcagaatcagaattatTATCGTAttattgacaataaaatctgagCAGCTGCTCCttcaaaaaaaatatatatatatttttacaacttattaaataaatattgtaaaaactaaaaatgtgaGTGCAGAaagtataaaaaatacaatgaaacaGTGCAAAAACCAGAATGTAAACAGTAAATGGTGCAGATGGAGGGAATCTGCACTATTTCAGCTTCCTTGTTTTGAGCAGTTCTTATTGGAGGGACTTTGAATTGTTTCATGTGTTCtcatgatgtgtgtttttagtttagatttttttattctcctgtcatgtttagttctgttttgctttctgcttcctgtcattaGTGCAGCTGGTTTCATTTGGCTAACTCACTTCATCTGATTCCAGTTAGTTCTCCCATATACCCACTGGTGTCATTTATTTGTTGCCAGTCCACTGTAGTGTCCATCTTTAGTCCTTGTAGTCTTCATGCCATGTTTTGTCCATATAgtctagtttagtttttttgttattaaaacctaTTTTCCTGCATCTGTTTGCCTCCTGCCTCGtgagcctgcatttgggtctaCACCTTTCATCTGCGCCTCAGTCCTGACTGACCCCCACAGACCCAGCAGGCTATGCCTTCATCACCTCTGCAGAACTGGTGAGCTGGCTGCAGGGGCGTGACCCAGAGATGGACCATGCTCTTGCGTGGTCGACATTCTGGGGTTTCAGACTGGCGGTCTGGATGCCTCCTGGTAGACCCGTGTCGTGGACAGCTGCGATAGCCAGAAGGAGACTATGCTCCAACACACCGTCTCTCACACTGTTGCCTCCAGCTCCACAGCCTACATCGTCCAGTGTCGCCACCAGCGCTTCAGCGTCTCACGGCGGCGCCCAGGTCCAGCTCTGCAGAGGTACTCACCGCTGTCACCACCCCTGGTTCCTGTTTCCACGGGGATCCCAGGGCGCTCCATCTCCTGTGGTTCAGGAGGTTCCTGGTCAGGATGCTCCTCCTCTGTCTTCCCTGATTCCAGTCTCCTGTCGTCGCTGCCTTCTGACTGCCCTCCAGAGCCCAGTCTCCTGTTGTTCCTCAACTTTAACATGGCTTTGCTTTAAGATACTCTGTCTTGTGTTTGGATGAGATATTATCATTGTATCGTGTGGCTGGATAAGTGTGTTCAGTCTTTGAGAGTCAACATTAAACCACATTCATTTATATTCTGCTGATTTATTTGTGGTTAAATGACCAAAGTGAGAAGATTTGTCCAAAGCAAATTAAGGTACTTCTGTCAAATTCCCTTCACTTCACTTCCTTGATTTGTCCCTCTAAAAGGCAATTTGGTTTGCAGCAAACACATTCAGCAGTCATTGCAAAATACATAGGACATAAAGAACTTAAAACGTATTAAATATATGATGGGAGCAACAAATTACAATAAATACACCAAGTTCTCGTCTAAAATCGtctaaaaataaactgcatagtaaagtaaataaaataaacaagtttagGTGCAAAGCAGCACCAGCACAGTGTAATTACATCTTCCTCTCTGTAGTGTTTAAAGCCTGGATGGAGAGAGGCACAAAGGAAAACCTCTGTTTCATGCATTTAGTTTATTTCCCCAtgaaaattcttttaaaaactacCTTCATGTTCTTTACGTCATACTGCCCTTTCAGTGAATGTGTAGAGAAACATTATATTTATCaaatacatctaaaacatgccctgcatgttttagttctttccaactccagcacatctgatgcagattaaataaactgctaatgagctaatgagccattaatttgagtcaggtgtgttaaagatgggaacctctaaaacatgcagggcagtagtccctgaggaccaggatggaGAAACACTGATCTTATAGTACAGATTTATCTTGCTGTATGGCTGATGCCTCTTTTATCCCTGTCTCTGTTGTAATTTATCCCCTTTATTTTCATTAGATGAGGTTGTGTAACCCTGACCTGACAGCTGAGCTCTCCTTTGGACCTGTTTCTCCGTTTTCTTGTTGGGATTGAGTCATGGTCATCTAGCTTTTCATCAGAGGCATCAATGACCTCTATGACTTGATCCCAACTCGGCTTATACTTGATCATTTTGGTCCAGATTCAGGTgaagtatttaaacaaaatttgaCTGGTGTGATGACCTTGTGAAAAGCAGAGAAGATGGACACCATCTGGGTACTTGTGCATGATGCAGTCGATGGTCTTCCTGAAGTCGTTGACCTGCTTCCACATCGGCTTCAGACTGGCCATGTTGTCATACAGACTGATCGTCATCACTTC
Encoded here:
- the LOC121641686 gene encoding lysosomal thioesterase PPT2-A-like is translated as MKTLQGSMLLLLLAAGYMDAYKPIIIVHGLFDGPKEFRKLSGFITKVHPGTEVMTISLYDNMASLKPMWKQVNDFRKTIDCIMHKYPDGVHLLCFSQGGLICRAVLSTIPHHNVHTFIALSSPLAGQYGETSYLKHVFPHRVKKTVHLICYNRLGQKVSICDYWNDPHHRLNYLRSNNFLPLLNGETPHSNMKAWRNNFLRIKKLVLIGGPNDGVITPWQSSHFGFYNSTEDVVEMRNQKFYQDDAFGLKTLDVRGDISVCIRSGVKHTEWHSNFTVFKSCMEEWLT